The genomic segment atgttaatatatttttaatttttatattttatatttattttagcagAAATGATGAGTTAACACCAGAAGAACGAGATGCCCGAACTGTTTTCTGTATGCAACTAAGTCAGCGCATACGTGCTCGAGATTTGGAAGAATTCTTTTCCAGTGTTGGGAAAGTTCAAGATGTCCGACTTATAACATGTAATAAGACAAGAAGATTTAAAGGTATAGCATATGTGGAATTCAAAGATCCTGAAAGTGTTACATTGGTAAGTTgacacataatttatatttaatattaaatttattattaattattaaattttcttttttcataggCACTTGGTTTATCAGGTCAAAAGCTTCTTGGTGTTCCTATAGTAGTACAACACACTCAAGCCGAGAAAAATCGTATGGGTAATTCCATGCCAAATCTAATGCCAAAAGGACAAACCGGACCCATGAGATTATATGTTGGATctcttcattttaatatcacaGAAGATATGCTTCGTGGTATTTTTGAgccatttggaaaaattgacaaTATTCAGTTAATTATGGATCCCGAAACTGGACGGAGCAAAGGCTATGGATTCTTaactgtacatatatatatgtatatatactattattaaattcaaaatattcatgtatttattaaaatatatttatttttattatagttcaGAAATGCTGATGATGCAAAGAAAGCTTTGGAACAATTAAATGGTTTTGAACTTGCTGGAAGACCTATGAAAGTTGGTAATGTTACAGAACGTACAGATTTAATACAAGGTCCATCTCTTCTGGATACAGACGAATTAGATCGAAGTGGTATCGAACTTGGTGCTACTGGaaggtataataaaattaattttttttttataaaaattaatcaagttatatataatcaatgtttaaaaatgtttaggTTACAGCTAATGTTTAAGTTAGCAGAAGGAACAGGACTTGAAATTCCTCCTGCAGCTGCAAATGCATTGAATATGGCTCCAGTTATGTCAACGCCACAACCACCTCCACAGGTTGCTCCTCCTATAGCAACACAATGTTTTATGTTATCGAATATGTTCGATCCCCAGAAGTAAGCTATCATTTTGTtaagataaatagatataagtaGAGATTTTAGAGATATATCTCTAAATCTAATgttagttaattttatttccatgagatggaataaattataaaaaagtttcatatatattgttatatatgttaaaaataataacatttttttaatccttagaTTTCCAAGTGAAGATTTTAGAgtctcatttttataaaatttaacatttaaattttacaaaaaaaaaaataaaatatttaattgtgggAATGCAAGTTTGATATTCTAAGGATTGAACGATCAGAGCATATTTATAGGCCCAGTGGTAATTACTTCTCTTTCCATTGAGGGGATTGAATATGCTAAATAAACTATGTTatctaaaaacaaaatatcatatatatatatcatattatatgtatattcaaaaatgataacataatatttttttaacttagtattaatttaattaaaattaatttaattagatttaagttaattaggaattaattagaaataaacaatttaacttAGAATTCTAAGTGGGGTTACTAGATTCACAGATTTGTTGATaagttgtttttaaatttaaatcattctgaatgtataaaatttttaatataaaagtataaattaatatttagtaattttattaaatatacttttatattaataattataaaaaattttaaaacataaaaagaaatttataaaaaagttaatataaaatattcaattaagagaaattagtgttctaattttgtttcttctaaTTAGCTGCTTAGTGTTCTAAGTATTAAAAGATAGGGGCATATCTGTAGACCCAgtagtaattattttcattctactGGAGGGAATGAATAtgctaaataaattatgttatctTAAAAAGATTTCATACATATTGTTATATGTATGTTAAGAAATGATaacataacattttattaaatacttaaataatgCTTAATAgttgtgaaaatattaaattttaacaaaataaatttttatttcagtgaAACGAATCCAAATTGGGCAAAAGAAATTCGTGATGATGTTATCGAAGAATGTAATAAACACGGTGGTGTGTTACATGTGTATGTGGACCAAGCCTCCCCTCAGGGTAATGTTTATGTTAAGTGTCCGTCAATAGGAACAGCAGTTGCAGCTGTCAACTCATTACATGGTAGATGGTTTGCTGGTCGAGTAATTACAGCTGCTTACGTGCCAGTTGTAAATTATCATTCGCTGTTTCCGGATGCGATGACCGCTTTACAGTTATTGGTTCCGAGCGCTCCGCGAAGGGGAATGTGATCTTAAACAGTGCAAATGCCAATTACAAATATGTAAATTCATATagtattacatttttacaaaaaaaatttttgttactaTAACAAAATCGTTAAGTGTCGTTTCAGATTATACAGGTGTTACAAAATAACAGCGATGCATctgcataaaattttcatatatgaaaataattattttttttgttttataaaaatcttctatTATTAAGTATCTTGACCAATTAATACaagctgaaaaattatttttaatatatttctaaacacTTTATTGGAATATAGGAACAAAATTATGTtttgaacaattatttattaatttaattcaattattaaaaaatatttgtatatctaCTAGTGTATcgattcatatttcaatagaTTCAGTGCAGCAAAATCAAATGACTATTGctttatttaagtatatatacagcaaatatttaattattctttattattacctgtaataattaataaactggATAATTTTTGATGCTTAACttgttaaagtaaaataaaagcattgttttactttttaaactgaaagcaaattataaatgaattataaacaaagtaaaacgattaataaatagtaattcttaaaatatattgaagatgataatatatatatataattataaaatagactTTTCTTTACAACTTCATGATTGTTGGAAAGTACACAGcagaaattctttctttagaagataatagatttataaatgatagtaTGATGaagtaaatagaaaattcttttcttaaaaaaagagatctgCAGACAatgaatgttattaataaatatattttattaaatgtaataatttaatttaaagaaaaaaaatataaaattaaaatttaagaaatactaatttatacattggtcttttatatatatatacataatgatatacatatatgacctttgttatttatggaataatttgatgagcaaatttttaatataaaatttaaaaaaatatatttataaaaactctttattaaaaatgaataattaatatatataataaaacaatgagAACATATGCATTAATCGATTTTACCgaatcatatttcttttattgctGCAGAtccttattaattaaaaaaaattattacaataattatgtaaaaaattttgtaaattatcattgttccttcatatatgataatatactATTGCAACTTCATATTAAAATGTGAATGTAtactttcataattataaattaaaaaattaatgtgatAATACCATATGGATGTGAGGACTTTCtagaatataaatgtaaatgcgcaaacaatatttcttcaacaacatttattcatttacataCTTTAAGTAAATTGTagtataattaagattttcattttttattttagaataaaatataaagattattttttaactatttgctaattatatatttaataatttagattacaAATACTATTTTGAAAagcatagaaaaattttattgtgtacgttttataaaaattctatacaaagttgaaattattatttaataaattaataataattaaaaataatatattttgaattatatatagttagaTTAAAtcccttaaaaaaaatgataaaaatgtgcaaacatacattttttaaataaatttatgtcaattatgatgatatatatttttattttaaccatTTTAAGTCAACACATAATGCTATATGATCACTTGGAGATACTATAGATGGAAGACCTGTATGTATCTTAAGTTCTTCCTTATTTGGCATTGGTATAACTTGTTTAACTGCCAAATAATctgtttgataaaatatataatctaaacaACCAGAAAAGGTAGcagtataatttgtatattctgGAATACCACATGCACTAGCTAAGTTTAAGTCAtgtttaatagatatattttgcaCATGTTCTTGAGAATctgtaatgataaataaaaaatatgtttattcatttttatacttttttatataaattattatatagaagaagaataataaaactgaCCAGATATCCAATCACTATGATCATTTGTTACATAATTTTGGGTCATTAATTGATAAACTGCACTTTGTGGTGTACTATTAAAATCAccacaatataaaatactgaCATTGCATTCAGGattctgtaaattttttaaagaataattaaaaatgcatattaaaaatatatttttaatagtaaatttatattaaaaattcacaatttttaattcattaaaattttccataaatacctctttttttatttttttagaaaatgtatgtaaatatagTAAACCATAATAAGCTTGTAATAAGCGTATATGATTTgcttttaatcgaaaatataaatgtgtatTACCAACAATTAAgatttcatcattttctttaGATCGAAGTACTATTAACTGTaatatatcatgtatattgtaattaattatattgaaatattaaatattatattatatcatataataaaagaattaataatcttattccGATACCtgaataattgtatttctGTTTAAGAATGTTTGTTTTGTACTAACATCTTGAATTTGTGACCAAACAgtgttaaattcatttaaattatttataccttGAGAAATAACACTATAATCATgtgataatttatcaaatttttcctgattataaaatatagcaaGACCTtctttcaaatcattttttaaattatatacactattataatttaatgcacttaatgatatttgtaaatcatttttataaattgtagcATCTACTTCTTGAAGACATATTATATCACTATTATAtcctataaaaattcaaaataattattattatccaaaatatattatttaatatgtacaatgaaatattctatttattatatatataatccaaaaagttaaaagaaagaaaaataaatacctattatttctttaagaattagtaattttctataatccaTAGATAAAGCATAATGTGGACAATATGGATACAATATatctttggaaaaagaagtttCTGAATATACATTTGCTAATATGTTATATGAAGTTACTctgaaactaaaattttattccaacaattatataatacatttttaataataacaaaatgaataatatatattgaataatactaactttttattacgtaatttatttttagtaaaagcATGTCTAACATCAAAAGGACATAAGTTAGGTCCAATTTGAACGAtactatttgatataatttcaatcgaagGTCCACATTCCGTATTATTTTTTGGTATGCATGATATCTTTAATTGACATCCTATATCAGATATAGTTGGAACATAAAAAAAACCTTCTCCCACATGTATccattgtttgtttttttttacataccaaataaaaactgaatttactttatttatatttgttcctTCAAATTTAGAGGGATAAATCGGAAAACCAACTAAAAGGTATATTggtatttctatttttgaaatataaggtacattttgtttcaatatatattctgtATCAAAAATCACTAATTTTATGTCTGtactattttctaaaattgatttacaCGTTAAATCACCATTGAGAATAGAAtggttttttataaattttatttcattttcatctaattttatagaaatttcattatttttttttcgttttttataaattatttttaataaatatgaagaaatatttttatgtattctttgaataaaataatttatagattcatCCACTTgcctttgaaaattaaattgtctaTCGACATTTAAAACAGAATTAACATAACGAAATgtcattttaaaatctttacttCCTTcttcgtgaaataaaatagcttcattcatttttaattgtgtTATTActtgtgaataattttttgcaaaaagttGTACTTttggaaatgataaaaaagaggttaagtattttagatataaattacgaGTTaagattatcattttatagaaacattatttttatctattttttagcacaatttttaaaaagctataaatgtaaatatatatacacatataaataaattgcgaAACCAATAATGAAACTAATTTCTATATcgagaatgaaatataatatttgaaactatTAAGCGCCATCTTTTGAAactaatataagttatataataaatattatcgataattaattacattatatagaaattaaaatttttaaatttttagaaaaagaaatcaaaacaaaaagaatatgcataaaaaatataaaaatatataagatataagattacagaagtatattttaatgttattaaaacatatattatagatatgtgatatgtatcatatatcaagatatattatattttgtgagATCgtcattttagaaaaaaaaatcttaaagttTAAGATGTATTTGTAGTAATATTtacgttttttatattaaagattaagaaatattataattttaaaatatattcaattatattttatctgcgATTATATATGtgcaaaaacaaataaataaacaaggaAAGCAAATgatggaaaaagaataaagatataataaaaattaaagaatcaatGCATTTCTAAAGTaccgtaataaataatatatatataatacatatatatgtatatatactaatttttgatttataactatattaaaataatcaatatatgataatttatattaaattttttaatattttattatatatttagttaaatttttctatttattgtaagattttataataatttattgatatattattgtagCTAAATTATTGATGTACTAAtcttatttaagatataatctattttcgaatatttcaatttttaaatagaaaattaaaatttatatattatatgtcgtttcattatacattgtaaaattgatcaattatattaCCAAAGTGACATTTTGTCATAGTTGTTTgttatatctctttttttgttcCTGTGTAGGAGTGGAATAATGGAATTATGTAAAATGCTAAGAAGTTACGTAACAGATTA from the Apis mellifera strain DH4 linkage group LG9, Amel_HAv3.1, whole genome shotgun sequence genome contains:
- the LOC552289 gene encoding RNA-binding protein 39 isoform X2, which gives rise to MRGISESSPTRAMAEDLDVEAMLEAPYKKGEQDSSTKDKSSKENGSSRKSSGKSKHRSRSRSRSRDRREKDRRDRDRDRDRERDRDRDRDRDRDRDRRRRSRSRDRRDRDRDRDNSDRDRDRRDRDRDRDRRRKRSLTPITLPRARLPFGKGVSPLGINDELTPEERDARTVFCMQLSQRIRARDLEEFFSSVGKVQDVRLITCNKTRRFKGIAYVEFKDPESVTLALGLSGQKLLGVPIVVQHTQAEKNRMGNSMPNLMPKGQTGPMRLYVGSLHFNITEDMLRGIFEPFGKIDNIQLIMDPETGRSKGYGFLTFRNADDAKKALEQLNGFELAGRPMKVGNVTERTDLIQGPSLLDTDELDRSGIELGATGRLQLMFKLAEGTGLEIPPAAANALNMAPVMSTPQPPPQVAPPIATQCFMLSNMFDPQNETNPNWAKEIRDDVIEECNKHGGVLHVYVDQASPQGNVYVKCPSIGTAVAAVNSLHGRWFAGRVITAAYVPVVNYHSLFPDAMTALQLLVPSAPRRGM
- the LOC552289 gene encoding RNA-binding protein 39 isoform X3; translation: MAEDLDVEAMLEAPYKKGEQDSSTKDKSSKENGSSRKSSGKSKHRSRSRSRSRDRREKDRRDRDRDRDRERDRDRDRDRDRDRDRRRRSRSRDRRDRDRDRDNSDRDRDRRDRDRDRDRRRKRSLTPITLPRARLPFGKGVSPLGIRNDELTPEERDARTVFCMQLSQRIRARDLEEFFSSVGKVQDVRLITCNKTRRFKGIAYVEFKDPESVTLALGLSGQKLLGVPIVVQHTQAEKNRMGNSMPNLMPKGQTGPMRLYVGSLHFNITEDMLRGIFEPFGKIDNIQLIMDPETGRSKGYGFLTFRNADDAKKALEQLNGFELAGRPMKVGNVTERTDLIQGPSLLDTDELDRSGIELGATGRLQLMFKLAEGTGLEIPPAAANALNMAPVMSTPQPPPQVAPPIATQCFMLSNMFDPQNETNPNWAKEIRDDVIEECNKHGGVLHVYVDQASPQGNVYVKCPSIGTAVAAVNSLHGRWFAGRVITAAYVPVVNYHSLFPDAMTALQLLVPSAPRRGM
- the LOC552289 gene encoding RNA-binding protein 39 isoform X4, giving the protein MHLKYEEQDSSTKDKSSKENGSSRKSSGKSKHRSRSRSRSRDRREKDRRDRDRDRDRERDRDRDRDRDRDRDRRRRSRSRDRRDRDRDRDNSDRDRDRRDRDRDRDRRRKRSLTPITLPRARLPFGKGVSPLGIRNDELTPEERDARTVFCMQLSQRIRARDLEEFFSSVGKVQDVRLITCNKTRRFKGIAYVEFKDPESVTLALGLSGQKLLGVPIVVQHTQAEKNRMGNSMPNLMPKGQTGPMRLYVGSLHFNITEDMLRGIFEPFGKIDNIQLIMDPETGRSKGYGFLTFRNADDAKKALEQLNGFELAGRPMKVGNVTERTDLIQGPSLLDTDELDRSGIELGATGRLQLMFKLAEGTGLEIPPAAANALNMAPVMSTPQPPPQVAPPIATQCFMLSNMFDPQNETNPNWAKEIRDDVIEECNKHGGVLHVYVDQASPQGNVYVKCPSIGTAVAAVNSLHGRWFAGRVITAAYVPVVNYHSLFPDAMTALQLLVPSAPRRGM
- the LOC725486 gene encoding 2',5'-phosphodiesterase 12 — protein: MIILTRNLYLKYLTSFLSFPKVQLFAKNYSQVITQLKMNEAILFHEEGSKDFKMTFRYVNSVLNVDRQFNFQRQVDESINYFIQRIHKNISSYLLKIIYKKRKKNNEISIKLDENEIKFIKNHSILNGDLTCKSILENSTDIKLVIFDTEYILKQNVPYISKIEIPIYLLVGFPIYPSKFEGTNINKVNSVFIWYVKKNKQWIHVGEGFFYVPTISDIGCQLKISCIPKNNTECGPSIEIISNSIVQIGPNLCPFDVRHAFTKNKLRNKNFRVTSYNILANVYSETSFSKDILYPYCPHYALSMDYRKLLILKEIIGYNSDIICLQEVDATIYKNDLQISLSALNYNSVYNLKNDLKEGLAIFYNQEKFDKLSHDYSVISQGINNLNEFNTVWSQIQDVSTKQTFLNRNTIIQLIVLRSKENDEILIVGNTHLYFRLKANHIRLLQAYYGLLYLHTFSKKIKKENPECNVSILYCGDFNSTPQSAVYQLMTQNYVTNDHSDWISDSQEHVQNISIKHDLNLASACGIPEYTNYTATFSGCLDYIFYQTDYLAVKQVIPMPNKEELKIHTGLPSIVSPSDHIALCVDLKWLK
- the LOC552289 gene encoding RNA-binding protein 39 isoform X1, which encodes MRGISESSPTRAMAEDLDVEAMLEAPYKKGEQDSSTKDKSSKENGSSRKSSGKSKHRSRSRSRSRDRREKDRRDRDRDRDRERDRDRDRDRDRDRDRRRRSRSRDRRDRDRDRDNSDRDRDRRDRDRDRDRRRKRSLTPITLPRARLPFGKGVSPLGIRNDELTPEERDARTVFCMQLSQRIRARDLEEFFSSVGKVQDVRLITCNKTRRFKGIAYVEFKDPESVTLALGLSGQKLLGVPIVVQHTQAEKNRMGNSMPNLMPKGQTGPMRLYVGSLHFNITEDMLRGIFEPFGKIDNIQLIMDPETGRSKGYGFLTFRNADDAKKALEQLNGFELAGRPMKVGNVTERTDLIQGPSLLDTDELDRSGIELGATGRLQLMFKLAEGTGLEIPPAAANALNMAPVMSTPQPPPQVAPPIATQCFMLSNMFDPQNETNPNWAKEIRDDVIEECNKHGGVLHVYVDQASPQGNVYVKCPSIGTAVAAVNSLHGRWFAGRVITAAYVPVVNYHSLFPDAMTALQLLVPSAPRRGM